One genomic window of Actinomycetota bacterium includes the following:
- a CDS encoding TetR/AcrR family transcriptional regulator, with amino-acid sequence MTTPTLRTPGLRDRKRAETRARIEDAAVALVLRDGLENTTVHAISELAEVSPRTFFNYFDSKDGAILGVRNTAMVQEQVSEFLLQSSHPSAVDAVVGLLLSIFDLPATRLTIRADRMELVRRHPELMVTQFEQLMLTHGQITETVVGILAQDLGEATDEQDLTAIASVTLAMCATAVRLAMSELARQHTHAGSEQIHARAVTLVRSTTERIR; translated from the coding sequence ATGACAACTCCGACATTGCGGACTCCTGGTCTGCGGGATCGCAAGCGGGCCGAAACGCGTGCCCGTATTGAGGATGCCGCGGTCGCCCTGGTGCTCAGAGATGGCTTGGAGAACACCACAGTTCACGCAATAAGTGAGTTGGCTGAAGTGTCGCCGCGCACCTTCTTCAATTACTTCGACAGCAAAGACGGGGCAATCCTGGGTGTTCGCAACACGGCAATGGTCCAAGAGCAAGTGTCGGAATTTCTCTTGCAGTCCTCGCATCCAAGCGCCGTTGATGCTGTTGTGGGACTCCTGCTATCGATCTTTGACCTGCCGGCCACTCGACTCACGATCCGGGCCGATCGCATGGAATTGGTCCGGCGGCATCCGGAGTTGATGGTCACGCAATTTGAGCAGCTGATGCTGACACACGGCCAGATCACTGAAACGGTCGTAGGGATCCTGGCTCAAGATCTGGGTGAGGCAACAGACGAGCAGGATCTCACTGCTATTGCCAGCGTGACTCTTGCCATGTGTGCCACGGCAGTACGCCTGGCAATGAGCGAACTAGCCCGTCAGCACACCCACGCCGGCTCCGAACAAATACATGCGCGAGCGGTCACGCTCGTGCGTTCTACAACAGAGAGAATCAGATGA
- a CDS encoding D-2-hydroxyacid dehydrogenase family protein codes for MRTAIGRLRVAVLDDYQHAALNSGDFTRLAAIADVVTFDDHVSQAKDLAQRLAGFHVVIGMRERTAFNAELLAQLPDLGLLITTGMANASFDLEAARTLGITVCGTGMAGAATEELIWALIMSLARNIPAEDAAIRAGGWQTGMGRELSGSTLGLLGLGRLGGRIAHFAKAFDMNCIAWSQNLTAERAAEVGAELVTKDELFKRADIVSIHVRQSDRTIGLVGAEELQLLGADGLLVNTSRGPIVDEAALVAALWNGTIAGAGLDVFDVEPLPVAHPLRSTPDTVLTPHIGYVSTVGYQRMYSDAIDDILHWSAGDPVRQLNGERQ; via the coding sequence ATGCGAACAGCAATCGGACGACTACGCGTGGCGGTGCTTGATGACTATCAGCACGCAGCGCTGAACAGCGGCGACTTCACCAGATTGGCCGCAATCGCAGACGTGGTGACTTTTGACGACCACGTTAGCCAGGCGAAAGATCTGGCTCAGCGGCTTGCTGGATTCCATGTGGTCATCGGCATGCGCGAGCGAACTGCCTTCAATGCTGAGCTCCTGGCGCAACTTCCAGATCTTGGACTTCTGATCACCACGGGCATGGCCAATGCTTCCTTCGATCTGGAAGCAGCTCGCACATTGGGTATCACCGTCTGTGGCACCGGGATGGCCGGTGCGGCCACCGAAGAGTTGATCTGGGCCTTGATCATGTCCTTGGCACGCAACATCCCTGCTGAAGATGCGGCCATTCGCGCTGGCGGATGGCAAACAGGCATGGGGCGAGAACTCTCGGGAAGCACTCTGGGTCTCTTAGGCCTTGGGCGTCTTGGCGGAAGAATTGCCCACTTCGCCAAGGCATTCGACATGAACTGCATCGCGTGGAGTCAAAATCTAACTGCAGAGCGGGCGGCTGAGGTCGGAGCCGAACTCGTTACAAAAGACGAGCTGTTCAAACGCGCAGACATTGTGTCAATTCATGTGCGTCAATCCGATCGCACCATTGGATTAGTAGGCGCCGAAGAACTGCAGTTGCTGGGAGCTGATGGGTTGCTTGTCAACACCTCACGAGGTCCGATTGTGGATGAAGCTGCTCTCGTTGCTGCCTTGTGGAACGGAACAATCGCGGGAGCTGGCCTGGACGTATTCGACGTGGAACCGCTGCCAGTAGCGCATCCATTGCGGTCCACACCAGACACCGTCCTCACCCCACACATCGGATATGTCTCCACAGTTGGGTATCAGCGGATGTACAGCGATGCGATCGACGACATCCTGCATTGGTCTGCCGGTGACCCAGTTCGTCAATTGAATGGTGAACGCCAGTGA
- a CDS encoding phosphatidylglycerol lysyltransferase domain-containing protein, with amino-acid sequence MHLLPRRQHAQWVPAIAATVCAVLSVVNFLALFAPSLHSRLARELDLLPGVVGNAAVLATAVAGVLLWFIAGGLARRKRRAWLIAVLLLSLNLSVRLWAITGIHARAIAPILVNAALLIFLLCFAGDFFARSEPISKRRAMPYFAAMLVVGTGIGLLMVSVRALKLNLQLPLGVRLVDVWQGWLGVPNPLDEGPSQSDDVMYYALLGIGLAMGMIVLFVLLRAPRGNHQSALAQRSRIEELMTADSLEYFALRSDKSVLWSPSGQSGITYALVHGVMLASGDPIGAREYWPEAISTFMDVARQHAWLPGVAACSESAREAWKQCAGLESLEIGDEAIVRVADFNLRGNSKKNLRRQVNRATRSGVTLHVATVSELDSNLRAALALCAVQWRTGHLERGFSMALGRVCQVQDANCLIAWGSVGSEPVGVLQFLPWGECGWSLDVMRRSLDAPGGLMDALIVEVIQHARDTGKHELSLNFAPFRSTLDHDHPSAPQALVRVWRQTLLFASKWAQIESMYQFNSKYRPTWVPRHLMFANTRDFARVSTAYLRAEGFLTRPRWLPSRTVPERH; translated from the coding sequence ATGCATCTGTTGCCAAGGCGACAGCATGCTCAATGGGTACCCGCCATCGCGGCAACCGTGTGCGCGGTACTCAGCGTCGTGAATTTTCTTGCCCTCTTTGCGCCCTCCCTTCATAGCCGGCTGGCACGCGAGCTTGACCTCCTTCCAGGCGTGGTCGGCAATGCAGCAGTTCTGGCAACAGCTGTCGCCGGAGTGCTGCTCTGGTTCATCGCTGGCGGGCTGGCACGCCGGAAGCGGCGTGCTTGGTTGATCGCGGTATTGCTTCTGAGTTTGAATCTGAGTGTGCGCCTGTGGGCAATCACCGGGATACACGCCCGAGCGATTGCTCCCATCTTGGTCAATGCCGCCCTCCTGATCTTCCTACTGTGCTTCGCGGGTGACTTCTTCGCTCGAAGTGAGCCGATCTCCAAACGACGGGCAATGCCATATTTCGCCGCAATGCTGGTGGTCGGCACAGGCATTGGATTGTTAATGGTGAGCGTGCGAGCGCTCAAGCTCAATCTTCAACTGCCATTGGGCGTCCGTCTCGTCGATGTTTGGCAGGGATGGCTTGGCGTGCCGAATCCTCTCGACGAGGGTCCTTCGCAGAGCGATGATGTCATGTACTACGCACTATTGGGAATCGGCTTGGCGATGGGCATGATCGTCCTGTTCGTGCTCCTGCGAGCCCCCCGAGGCAATCATCAAAGTGCGCTAGCACAACGCTCTCGCATCGAAGAGTTGATGACCGCTGACTCCCTGGAGTACTTTGCTTTGCGCTCCGACAAGTCTGTTCTGTGGTCACCAAGTGGCCAGTCAGGCATTACCTATGCACTCGTACATGGGGTCATGCTCGCGAGCGGGGATCCCATTGGTGCGCGTGAGTATTGGCCAGAGGCAATCTCCACGTTCATGGATGTGGCCCGTCAGCATGCCTGGCTGCCCGGAGTTGCCGCTTGCAGTGAAAGCGCACGTGAGGCGTGGAAGCAGTGCGCTGGTCTGGAGTCCCTCGAGATCGGCGATGAGGCGATCGTGCGCGTTGCTGATTTCAACTTGCGGGGCAACTCCAAGAAGAACCTGAGGCGGCAGGTCAATCGCGCAACACGGTCAGGCGTCACCTTGCACGTCGCGACCGTAAGTGAGTTGGATTCCAACCTGCGTGCCGCGCTTGCCCTCTGCGCAGTTCAATGGCGAACGGGGCATCTTGAGCGAGGATTCTCGATGGCTCTGGGTCGGGTATGCCAAGTTCAAGACGCGAATTGTCTGATCGCCTGGGGAAGCGTGGGATCCGAGCCAGTGGGTGTCCTGCAATTCCTGCCATGGGGTGAATGCGGCTGGTCCTTGGATGTCATGCGCCGTAGCCTGGACGCACCCGGAGGCTTGATGGACGCCCTCATCGTGGAAGTGATTCAACACGCACGCGACACGGGAAAGCACGAGCTGTCATTGAACTTTGCGCCATTTCGTTCGACTTTGGATCACGATCACCCGTCGGCTCCGCAGGCCCTGGTGCGCGTGTGGCGCCAGACCCTGCTCTTCGCTTCCAAGTGGGCCCAGATCGAATCCATGTATCAGTTCAATTCCAAGTACCGGCCCACGTGGGTGCCGCGTCACCTCATGTTCGCAAATACCAGAGATTTCGCTCGAGTCTCAACCGCATATTTACGAGCAGAAGGCTTCCTCACTCGGCCTCGATGGCTCCCTTCAAGAACTGTGCCCGAGCGACATTGA
- a CDS encoding TetR family transcriptional regulator, with protein sequence MTAELGVRAARKQLTSRELILAAFKLFGQQGYDETTVEQIAYQVGISKRTFFRYFANKEDLVLGNLEHAATLLELAMDERPPSEDPWHSLRRSFDFFVEAATEEPERVCDHLRVMSTSPALKATQLGKLQHWQAAIVPELTRRLAGQEPHPQMRASAMAGAALACLDAAMNAWFMHSGVRNLGPMLDIAMESVAPLH encoded by the coding sequence GTGACCGCGGAATTGGGTGTACGCGCGGCTCGCAAGCAGTTGACGAGTCGCGAACTCATTCTTGCTGCTTTCAAGTTGTTCGGGCAACAGGGCTACGACGAGACCACTGTTGAGCAGATTGCCTATCAGGTAGGAATCTCCAAACGGACTTTCTTTCGCTACTTCGCGAACAAGGAGGATCTCGTCCTTGGAAACCTCGAACACGCCGCCACGCTCCTTGAATTGGCAATGGATGAGCGCCCGCCAAGTGAGGATCCTTGGCATTCTTTGCGGCGCAGTTTTGACTTCTTTGTGGAGGCCGCCACTGAGGAACCGGAGCGAGTGTGCGATCACTTGCGAGTCATGAGCACGTCACCTGCGCTGAAGGCCACCCAACTCGGAAAGCTGCAGCATTGGCAGGCGGCGATCGTGCCTGAGCTGACTCGGCGGTTGGCGGGGCAGGAGCCACATCCCCAGATGCGTGCCTCGGCTATGGCCGGTGCCGCTCTTGCATGTCTGGACGCGGCAATGAATGCCTGGTTCATGCACTCGGGAGTCCGCAATCTGGGACCCATGCTCGACATTGCAATGGAAAGCGTCGCGCCGCTGCACTAA
- the arfB gene encoding alternative ribosome rescue aminoacyl-tRNA hydrolase ArfB, which translates to MDEDLFIRAGISIPRSELSWKFSRSSGPGGQSVNTTDSRVQLSFDVLHSQILTPTLRLRALRRLAPRLIGGCLIIAASEQRSQLQNRRLAEQRLIDAITAAIAPGPKARRATRPTKGSQERRISTKKNRGQTKRLRSGRLSEHD; encoded by the coding sequence GTGGACGAGGATCTCTTCATCAGGGCCGGCATATCTATCCCTCGATCGGAATTGTCGTGGAAATTCTCCCGATCATCTGGCCCAGGCGGACAGAGCGTGAACACCACTGACTCACGAGTGCAACTGAGCTTCGATGTGCTCCACTCGCAAATTCTGACTCCAACTTTGCGTTTGCGGGCCTTGCGTCGACTTGCCCCTCGCCTGATTGGCGGATGTCTGATCATCGCTGCCTCTGAGCAGCGTTCCCAGTTGCAGAATCGCCGGCTCGCAGAGCAGCGACTCATTGACGCGATCACTGCTGCAATTGCTCCTGGCCCCAAGGCTCGACGCGCAACGAGGCCAACCAAAGGGTCTCAGGAGCGTCGCATTTCCACCAAGAAGAACCGTGGACAGACCAAACGTCTGCGCTCAGGCCGGCTGAGCGAGCACGATTAG
- a CDS encoding MDR family MFS transporter, whose amino-acid sequence MSQSPPISLQVDQADRKHILLVFAGLMVAMLLASLDQMIFSTALPTIVGDLNGVDHMLWVTTAYILASTIMLPVYGKLGDQIGRKSLFIFAIAVFIAGSIIGGLAGDMTWLIVGRTVQGLGGGGLMILAQAIIADVVPARQRGKYMGIMGGVFALSTIAGPLLGGWFTEGIGWRWAFWMNVPLGLLAIASAAFFLQLSKPPRRRLDLDIAGMVLIGVASTCLVLTTSLAGSSYAWNSPVIIGLMVASLIAGYSFFAVERRAAEPIMPMQLFKQRNFNLTTGAGLIIGIAMFGAMAYMPTYLQMVTGASATQSGLLMLPMMAGLLATSIGSGQLVSKTGRYKWLPITGTAIVAGALYLLSTMSPDTPVPVLCGYLAIMGIGLGMGMQLLVLIVQDAFPASWVGTATAANNYFRQIGAALGSAIVGSLFVSRLSSALTATLPPSDGAGSSNSFTPSLVKSLPPEVQSIIVNAYSDALTPIFLLLVPIVLVAVLLLCFVHEKPLSTTIERDILPESLEIDGRSSVLLNTNGVIDMTEI is encoded by the coding sequence ATGAGTCAAAGTCCACCGATCTCACTTCAGGTTGACCAAGCCGATCGCAAACACATCCTCCTGGTGTTCGCGGGGCTGATGGTGGCCATGCTGTTGGCCTCCTTGGATCAGATGATTTTCAGCACAGCACTTCCCACAATTGTTGGCGATCTCAATGGCGTCGACCACATGCTTTGGGTTACCACTGCGTACATCCTGGCTTCAACGATCATGCTGCCGGTCTACGGGAAACTCGGTGATCAGATTGGTCGCAAGAGTCTGTTCATCTTCGCGATCGCTGTCTTTATCGCTGGATCAATCATCGGCGGCCTCGCTGGCGATATGACCTGGCTCATTGTCGGTCGTACCGTGCAAGGACTTGGCGGTGGTGGCCTGATGATCTTGGCGCAGGCAATCATCGCCGATGTGGTGCCAGCCAGGCAGCGCGGCAAGTACATGGGAATCATGGGCGGCGTCTTCGCTCTTTCCACTATTGCTGGCCCATTGCTCGGTGGTTGGTTCACTGAAGGAATCGGCTGGCGTTGGGCCTTCTGGATGAACGTGCCACTTGGCTTGCTGGCTATTGCCTCAGCCGCCTTCTTCCTGCAGCTTTCCAAGCCACCGCGCAGAAGACTCGATCTCGATATCGCTGGCATGGTGCTGATTGGCGTGGCTTCCACCTGCTTGGTGTTGACCACGAGTTTGGCAGGAAGTTCCTACGCCTGGAACTCCCCGGTAATCATTGGTCTGATGGTTGCGAGTCTGATAGCTGGCTACTCCTTCTTTGCTGTCGAACGGCGAGCAGCTGAACCGATCATGCCAATGCAGTTGTTCAAGCAGCGAAACTTCAATCTGACCACCGGTGCTGGGCTGATCATCGGTATTGCAATGTTTGGGGCCATGGCCTACATGCCCACGTACCTGCAAATGGTCACCGGAGCAAGCGCCACGCAATCCGGATTGCTCATGCTCCCGATGATGGCTGGACTCTTGGCCACGTCAATTGGGTCAGGGCAATTGGTGAGCAAGACTGGCCGATACAAGTGGTTGCCGATCACCGGTACCGCAATTGTTGCGGGTGCGCTGTATCTGCTCTCGACAATGTCGCCAGATACGCCAGTGCCCGTTCTTTGCGGTTACTTGGCGATCATGGGCATCGGCCTTGGCATGGGCATGCAACTGCTTGTGCTCATCGTGCAGGACGCCTTCCCTGCAAGCTGGGTTGGAACAGCCACGGCAGCTAACAACTACTTTCGCCAGATAGGTGCAGCCCTGGGCTCGGCCATTGTCGGATCGCTCTTCGTTTCGCGTCTCAGTTCCGCGTTGACGGCAACCCTTCCGCCATCGGATGGGGCGGGATCAAGCAACTCCTTCACCCCAAGCCTCGTGAAGTCATTGCCGCCCGAGGTGCAGAGCATCATTGTGAATGCATACAGCGATGCTTTGACGCCGATCTTCCTGCTGTTGGTTCCAATTGTGCTCGTAGCGGTGCTGCTGCTGTGCTTTGTTCACGAGAAGCCGTTGTCCACGACTATCGAGCGCGACATCCTTCCCGAATCCCTCGAAATTGATGGTCGTAGCAGCGTCCTGCTCAATACCAATGGTGTTATCGACATGACGGAGATCTAG
- a CDS encoding maleylpyruvate isomerase family mycothiol-dependent enzyme produces the protein MSTLADRTIATLRVDRDDLADRVRQFTAPDLDQTSGASEWDVAQVLGHLGSGAEIGLEGLRRALAGEGHARADFNQGVWDRWNSMTQRQKADGFLESSDLLLSTYESMDAQTRASVRFDLGFLPAPADLGVLTGMRLNEALLHAWDVRVAFDPAATIPGDLAAVLLEQFSGPISFFFNFLGKPASLNGREFTLRVNTSDPNKSLGLNFTNSVCILDAPESGDELLSIPTGALLRLISGRMSPEHTPAGVQLTSSRLTLDDLRAVFPGI, from the coding sequence GTGAGCACACTCGCAGATCGCACGATCGCGACTCTGCGAGTCGATCGAGACGACCTTGCTGACCGCGTGCGGCAATTCACTGCGCCTGATCTTGACCAAACCTCCGGCGCAAGTGAGTGGGACGTCGCCCAAGTCCTGGGTCACCTCGGCAGTGGTGCGGAGATCGGTTTGGAAGGTCTGCGGCGAGCGCTGGCCGGCGAAGGCCACGCCCGGGCAGATTTCAATCAGGGTGTGTGGGATCGCTGGAACTCCATGACCCAGCGGCAAAAGGCAGACGGCTTCCTGGAATCCTCTGACTTGCTGCTATCGACCTACGAGTCAATGGACGCGCAGACTCGCGCGTCGGTGCGCTTCGATCTTGGATTTCTCCCCGCGCCCGCTGATCTTGGCGTGCTCACTGGCATGCGCTTGAACGAAGCGCTCCTGCATGCCTGGGATGTGCGTGTTGCCTTTGATCCGGCGGCAACGATTCCGGGGGATTTGGCAGCGGTGCTGCTGGAGCAGTTCTCTGGTCCGATCAGTTTCTTTTTCAATTTCCTAGGGAAGCCAGCCTCGCTCAATGGCCGTGAGTTCACACTGCGAGTCAACACTTCAGATCCCAACAAAAGCCTGGGACTGAACTTCACGAATTCGGTGTGCATCCTTGACGCACCAGAGTCAGGGGACGAGCTTCTTAGCATCCCCACTGGGGCTCTTCTGCGGCTCATCAGCGGCCGGATGTCACCAGAACACACGCCGGCGGGAGTGCAGCTCACGAGTTCGCGCCTGACTCTTGATGACCTACGGGCTGTCTTTCCAGGGATCTGA
- a CDS encoding TIGR03086 family metal-binding protein: MDPLAPLDSASLEFRSRLAPISPDQWDDSTHLGDWTVRGLIDHVIGANRMSVVLLGGGSREDAIASMGASKADTDLLQAFDESTAAQRAAFSAPGAFELVVPHPAGDIPGGRLFGFRLVDLTIHAWDLARATGGELELNPLIVSSLWETLSPTATHLVATGVFGEGASGAVSEDAPLQLRLLDMLGRRP; encoded by the coding sequence ATGGATCCACTTGCCCCCCTTGACAGCGCCAGCCTTGAGTTTCGATCGCGATTGGCACCCATCAGCCCGGACCAGTGGGATGACTCGACCCACCTTGGGGATTGGACTGTCCGTGGCCTGATCGATCACGTGATCGGCGCCAATCGAATGTCGGTAGTCCTGCTTGGTGGCGGCAGTCGCGAAGACGCAATTGCGTCGATGGGCGCTTCAAAGGCTGACACCGACCTACTGCAGGCATTTGATGAGTCAACTGCCGCCCAGCGTGCTGCATTTTCAGCGCCTGGCGCCTTCGAACTGGTAGTTCCGCACCCAGCCGGAGATATTCCCGGTGGGCGCCTCTTCGGTTTCCGCTTGGTTGATCTCACGATCCATGCCTGGGACCTTGCACGAGCCACAGGCGGTGAGCTCGAACTCAATCCGCTGATCGTGTCGAGCCTTTGGGAGACTCTTTCCCCGACAGCTACGCACTTGGTGGCTACCGGAGTATTCGGCGAGGGTGCCAGCGGCGCAGTGTCTGAAGATGCACCGCTGCAACTTCGACTCCTGGACATGCTGGGGCGTCGCCCGTAG
- a CDS encoding MFS transporter encodes MTVLRVRADAAASVRSKGAWAIVAATFVMLAFNTGFGFYALGAFSRGYISSLGISVSATSAGATIFLLAGGISGLFVARLMSQVGIRWLLLGGTVASAICLAMLGSVTQVWQMWAIFLIFGLASAGFSMIPTSAMVLGEFAEESVARPMAAMATGFSVGGAVLAPIITAVVLDFGIATAGIAMALTLIIVMVPLSIAATRHAPRLGSASDVAAKAVKASGKMQHGSGGWPFFGVCIAYSLLLITQVSVVIHLLTLATERGIGGAAITLSLFASMAFVGRLIGLAIMPRFTLRSLSVVMAGMQVIALTILAFAPSLVWLAIGAAIMGLPSGNNQVFMPLWLLNLFGAARYPTVFARSNLITGFSVALGPLYVGVVHESAGSYQLPFLALAASAIGAGVIIATLPRKGEVDRNR; translated from the coding sequence ATGACAGTCCTTCGGGTGCGCGCGGATGCGGCGGCAAGCGTGCGCAGCAAAGGCGCATGGGCCATCGTTGCTGCCACCTTTGTCATGCTGGCTTTCAACACGGGGTTTGGCTTCTACGCATTAGGGGCATTCAGTCGCGGCTACATTTCCAGCCTCGGTATCAGCGTTTCCGCAACATCCGCAGGAGCCACCATCTTCCTGCTGGCTGGCGGCATCTCCGGCCTGTTCGTGGCTCGGTTGATGTCTCAAGTTGGCATTCGCTGGCTGCTGCTCGGCGGCACTGTCGCTTCGGCGATATGTCTAGCCATGCTCGGTTCGGTCACGCAGGTATGGCAGATGTGGGCGATCTTCCTCATCTTTGGCCTTGCCTCGGCAGGCTTCTCAATGATTCCAACTTCGGCAATGGTCCTCGGCGAATTTGCCGAAGAGTCGGTCGCCCGACCGATGGCAGCCATGGCCACTGGCTTCTCCGTCGGTGGTGCCGTGCTGGCACCGATCATCACCGCTGTGGTGTTGGACTTCGGAATCGCCACGGCTGGTATCGCCATGGCCTTGACCTTGATCATCGTGATGGTGCCGCTGTCGATTGCGGCGACGCGACATGCACCTCGCCTCGGTAGCGCTTCTGATGTTGCGGCAAAGGCCGTAAAAGCGAGCGGGAAGATGCAACACGGAAGTGGCGGCTGGCCGTTCTTTGGAGTCTGCATCGCCTACAGCCTCCTGCTCATTACTCAGGTCTCTGTCGTCATCCACCTGCTGACTTTGGCCACCGAGCGGGGGATCGGCGGAGCTGCCATCACCCTCTCGCTGTTTGCCAGCATGGCTTTCGTTGGGCGGCTCATCGGGCTTGCGATCATGCCGAGATTCACGCTGCGTTCACTGAGTGTGGTGATGGCCGGAATGCAGGTGATCGCGCTGACCATTTTGGCATTTGCTCCCAGCCTGGTCTGGTTGGCGATCGGAGCCGCGATCATGGGCCTGCCGTCCGGCAACAACCAGGTCTTCATGCCCCTGTGGCTGCTGAATCTCTTTGGAGCGGCTCGATACCCGACGGTATTTGCACGTTCGAACCTCATCACCGGCTTCAGCGTTGCTCTTGGACCGCTCTACGTTGGCGTCGTTCATGAGAGCGCTGGGAGTTATCAGCTGCCGTTCCTAGCGCTGGCTGCCAGCGCGATAGGAGCGGGCGTGATCATCGCGACTCTGCCGCGCAAGGGTGAAGTGGATCGGAACAGGTGA
- a CDS encoding VOC family protein has protein sequence MSFTIGKLFHIIHISDDLAELDAWYDEVFNPTRGIMDAGYSPIEKRDASLIVIGDAIIEPMAESDIEGSELMPVGRFYSRFGRHWHSLAWYIEDVGEAWDTMTQLGVRVVTDGGVALPTRPSDGSLFTHPRDTHTQLEFYPHVMPVDPRYSADFDALAWEKYPLGIKRMAYATVVVADIDKAQELFTNVLGGDLIHESMSELTGTHNLYVSVGENTIVELARPTTEDSIAARDLDKNGDMCHAVTWQVLDLDRAAEFLESKGISIIARDEHTLIADPDDTFGAPMRFTDVSIPGDPRG, from the coding sequence ATGTCCTTCACCATTGGCAAGTTGTTTCACATCATTCACATCTCGGATGATCTTGCGGAACTTGATGCGTGGTACGACGAAGTATTCAATCCGACGCGCGGCATCATGGATGCGGGCTACTCCCCCATTGAAAAGCGCGACGCCTCGTTGATCGTCATCGGCGACGCCATCATCGAGCCGATGGCCGAGAGTGACATTGAAGGCTCTGAGCTCATGCCTGTAGGTCGGTTCTACAGCCGATTTGGCCGCCACTGGCATTCATTGGCCTGGTACATCGAGGATGTCGGCGAAGCCTGGGACACCATGACTCAACTTGGAGTTCGGGTCGTCACAGATGGTGGCGTAGCGCTTCCTACCCGGCCAAGTGATGGCTCATTGTTCACGCATCCGCGGGATACCCACACCCAGTTGGAGTTCTACCCGCACGTGATGCCTGTCGACCCCAGGTACTCGGCAGATTTTGATGCGCTCGCCTGGGAGAAGTACCCGTTAGGAATCAAGCGCATGGCCTACGCGACCGTTGTGGTTGCTGATATCGACAAGGCTCAGGAGCTCTTCACCAATGTGCTCGGCGGCGACTTGATTCACGAAAGCATGTCCGAACTCACTGGTACGCACAATCTCTATGTGTCAGTTGGCGAGAACACCATCGTTGAGCTTGCGCGCCCGACAACGGAGGATTCAATCGCTGCCCGCGATCTGGATAAGAATGGCGATATGTGCCATGCGGTCACTTGGCAGGTGCTTGATCTGGATCGCGCCGCAGAGTTCTTGGAATCAAAGGGCATCAGCATCATCGCGCGCGATGAGCACACCCTCATTGCGGATCCTGACGACACTTTCGGTGCACCCATGCGCTTCACCGATGTCTCGATCCCAGGAGATCCGCGCGGGTAG
- a CDS encoding Clp protease N-terminal domain-containing protein: MADSHMTKLRSLIDIATNEASKSRSTNVEAEHLLLALSSRPSSAAGNALAQQGLSYDTLQEALEAEQHSSLRSAGVEPIAEQRLLSTRRRRRPGWGASAKESLRRGSLIGRKFKHRKMEESDLLLGILHAELGTVPRALTIAGIDRAQLIRSLESSR; encoded by the coding sequence ATGGCTGACTCACACATGACCAAGCTTCGATCGCTGATTGACATCGCCACAAATGAAGCAAGCAAATCTCGATCCACCAACGTCGAGGCCGAGCACCTTCTGCTTGCACTGTCTTCACGACCATCGTCGGCTGCCGGAAATGCTCTGGCTCAGCAAGGACTCAGTTACGACACACTTCAAGAGGCTCTCGAAGCAGAACAGCACAGCAGTTTGCGATCAGCGGGAGTCGAACCGATTGCTGAACAACGGCTGCTTTCAACTCGTCGGCGACGCCGACCCGGCTGGGGGGCATCGGCGAAAGAATCGTTGCGGCGCGGGAGTCTGATTGGAAGGAAGTTCAAGCATCGCAAGATGGAAGAAAGTGATCTTCTGCTGGGCATCTTGCATGCAGAACTCGGTACGGTGCCACGAGCATTGACGATCGCTGGCATTGACCGCGCACAACTCATCAGAAGCCTGGAGTCATCACGCTGA